From the genome of Biomphalaria glabrata chromosome 1, xgBioGlab47.1, whole genome shotgun sequence, one region includes:
- the LOC129923247 gene encoding uncharacterized protein LOC129923247 — MKRVSGGGRKQESFVWEYFRYDADSDKSVCLCIVSNANNSQVECGKALKGKNSTNLKTHLESFHVEAYNNVIEKEKTKVKFSAMNNPNRANSAKSAAPAKIERKAPDIEIDKAVRESKKFPLQSCWPTHSNMMSNEGQLQHSTQTSNLGMAQPVQCKINKQNGSDQKVSTGPGWENIYRTAQNICFPETKVACGNIVGDYLEDLARGIGCPVEYVLVPLLPCIGGLLGTKTSIRVHKAWTEPPVVWSMVGAGGGTRRSAVIRQLLGPILELQAQKETQERQLGNQHSNERCEKTSTASGENRTLFSGK; from the exons atgaagaGGGTTTCTGGAGGTGGACGCAAGCAGGAAAGCTTTGTGTGGGAATATTTTCGGTACGATGCCGATAGCGACAAGAGTGTTTGTTTGTGCATTGTTTCCAATGCAAATAACTCGCAAGTAGAATGTGGAAAGGCTTTGAAAGGTAAAAATTCCACAAACCTAAAAACTCATTTAGAGAGTTTTCATGTTGAGGCGTACAACAATGTTATCGAAAAGGAAAAGACAAAAGTCAAATTTTCAGCAATGAACAATCCCAACCGTGCCAATTCTGCTAAATCGGCAGCACCGGCGAAAATTG aaaGAAAAGCTCCTGATATTGAGATAGATAAGGCTGTTCGTGAATCTAAAAAGTTTCCTCTTCAAAGCTGTTGGCCTACTCACTCCAACATGATGTCCAATGAAGGTCAGTTACAGCACTCAACACAGACTTCCAACCTAGGAATGGCTCAGCCTGTccaatgtaaaataaacaaacaaaatggaagtGACCAGAAGGTGTCTACTGGACCTGGATGGGAAAATATTTACAGAACTGCACAGAACATCTGTTTTCCTGAAACAAAAGTTGCGTGTGGAAACATAGTGGGTGATTACCTTGAAGACTTAGCTCGTGGCATTGGTTGTCCAGTAGAATATGTTCTGGTTCCGTTACTGCCTTGTATTGGAG GTCTATTGGGCACCAAGACATCCATACGAGTACACAAAGCCTGGACTGAGCCCCCAGTTGTCTGGAGTATGGTTGGGGCTGGAGGTGGGACAAGAAGATCAGCAGTTATTCGTCAACTTCTTGGTCCCATCCTCGAGCTTCAAGCACAGAAAGAAACACAAGAACGACAACTTGGAAACCAACATTCGAATGAGCGTTGTGAGAAAACATCCACAGCTTCTGGTGAAAACAGAACTCTTTTTTCGGGGAAGTAA
- the LOC129923245 gene encoding uncharacterized protein LOC129923245: MQPSGSSHLASVMEDLYEGLPQVAVEDGRVSRLLGSNFCYGGFAKPEYMVTTMLTSPPWLSARLLLSCPQSDDMKGVFGEPTDLETSDLESIYSALFDYHQVKRQYTFHSEALRNLSQFFEEEWSTVLNQLDQNEHEGIIGKSMGQIVRLCGLLKAFENAILCARAKEEEKEDFEWDWTIGADIVKCGIVLGKYFIEEKLAMTFMVSTGFFNHSSDMDGTVNGTNESATTLPQTAIQENHFKPSLFPNIHPSTSAISDSGPLNTDSGSPRQGLQTRSSSFSLAKQPGDVDFSNLPHALTTAEEDVSEMMQAVDFVHLNKTQFVAVHGRRIKRLLECYDDGHGVSATTAAQKSITPPVRIEGTNNHHPAWASALFFQKVADLELGIAEQGRHPTNRKICWRFKRKPISQLQEKDFQLLQYLRVEMDKYSQFGSASFNPSVMVNSGLLTVPQNSSPNSQTPGISSPRMDDDSNSQNSTINIKSEIY, encoded by the exons ATGCAACCCTCAGGATCCTCTCATCTGGCATCAGTCATGGAGGATCTGTATGAGGGTCTGCCACAAGTTGCAGTTGAAGATGGCAGAGTGTCCAGGTTATTAGGATCCAACTTTTGTTATGGAG GTTTTGCAAAGCCGGAGTACATGGTAACAACAATGTTAACATCTCCACCTTGGTTGTCAGCTCGTCTTCTTTTATCCTGTCCCCAATCAGATGACATGAAAGGTGTCTTTGGAGAGCCCACAGATTTAGAAACGTCAGATCTGGAATCCATATACTCTGCTCTCTTTGACTACCATCAAGTGAAGAGGCAATACACTTTTCATTCTGAAGCTTTGAGAAACCTGAGTCAATTTTTTGAAGAAGAGTGGTCAACTGTGCTGAATCAACTGGACCAGAATGAGCACGAAGGCATCATTGGAAAATCCATGGGCCAAATAGTTCGCCTGTGTGGATTACTTAAAGCTTTTGAGAATGCTATACTCTGTGCAAGGGCTAAAGAAGAGGAAAAGGAGGATTTTGAATGGGACTGGACCATTGGAGCAGACATTGTAAAATGTGGAATCGTACTAGGTAAGTATTTCATAGAGGAGAAACTGGCCATGACTTTTATGGTCAGTACAGGTTTCTTCAATCATTCATCAGACATGGACGGCACTGTGAATGGCACTAATGAAAGTGCAACAACACTTCCACAAACTGCCATTCAGGAGAATCATTTCAAACCTAGCTTATTTCCAAACATTCATCCATCTACATCAGCCATATCTGATTCAGGACCATTAAACACAGATTCTGGAAGTCCAAGGCAAGGGTTACAGACCAGGTCCTCTTCTTTTAGTCTGGCTAAGCAGCCAGGAGATGTTGACTTTAGTAACCTACCACATGCACTGACAACTGCAGAAGAAGATGTCAGTGAAATGATGCAAGCAGTAGATTTTGTTCACCTTAACAAGACCCAATTTGTTGCTGTTCACGGAAGGAGAATCAAAAGACTTCTTGAGTGTTATGATGATGGCCATGGTGTGTCTGCTACCACTGCAGCTCAGAAATCTATAACTCCTCCTGTACGTATTGAAGGGACAAACAATCACCACCCAGCATGGGCCAGTGCCTTATTCTTCCAAAAAGTTGCTGATTTAGAGCTAGGCATTGCAGAACAGGGCAGACATCCAACAAATAGAAAAATCTGCTGGAGGTTCAAAAGGAAACCCATCAGTCAGCTACAGGAGAAAGATTTCCAGCTATTGCAATATCTTCGTGTTGAAATGGACAAATATTCTCAGTTTGGATCAGCTTCCTTCAACCCGAGTGTTATGGTCAATTCTGGTCTTCTAACTGTTCCACAAAATAGCAGTCCGAATTCCCAAACTCCAGGTATTTCTAGTCCACGAATGGATGATGACTCAAATAGTCAAAACAGCACAATCAATATTAAAAGTGAGATTTACTGA